A genomic region of Streptosporangium lutulentum contains the following coding sequences:
- a CDS encoding SDR family oxidoreductase — protein sequence MSGIVSGRVVIVTGAARGIGRGHALEFARQGARVVVNDLGAKVDGTGSSEGPAGEVVDEIRAMGGEAIANGEDVSDFDGAGRLVQAAIDHYGELDVLVNNAGILRDRMLVNMTIDEWDAVIRVHLRGTFAPMRHAAAYWRERFKSGADVDARIINTTSSSGIYGNPGQGNYGAAKAGIASLTVIASQELARYGVTVNALAPTALTRMTENLMSGRPRPVATDFNAFQADNVAPLAVWLASEEAREITGRVFNVRGGVISVAEGWQAGPEVDKGSRWDPAELGQVIPGLVGKAAPNALQNGRRPSSAT from the coding sequence ATGAGCGGCATCGTGTCGGGGCGGGTGGTCATCGTCACCGGGGCGGCCCGGGGCATCGGGCGCGGTCACGCCCTGGAGTTCGCACGCCAGGGCGCCAGGGTCGTCGTCAACGACCTCGGCGCGAAGGTGGACGGCACCGGCTCGTCGGAGGGACCGGCGGGAGAGGTCGTCGACGAGATCCGGGCGATGGGCGGAGAGGCCATCGCCAACGGCGAGGACGTCTCCGACTTCGACGGCGCCGGACGGCTCGTCCAGGCGGCGATCGACCACTACGGCGAGCTGGACGTCCTGGTCAACAACGCCGGCATCCTGCGCGACCGGATGCTGGTGAACATGACGATCGACGAGTGGGACGCGGTGATCCGGGTCCACCTGCGCGGCACCTTCGCCCCGATGCGGCACGCCGCCGCCTACTGGCGCGAACGGTTCAAGAGCGGGGCGGACGTCGACGCGCGCATCATCAACACCACCTCCTCCTCGGGCATCTACGGCAATCCCGGCCAGGGCAACTACGGCGCGGCCAAGGCGGGCATCGCCTCGCTCACCGTCATCGCCTCCCAGGAGCTGGCCAGGTACGGCGTGACCGTCAACGCGCTCGCCCCCACCGCCCTCACCCGGATGACCGAGAACCTCATGTCCGGAAGGCCCAGGCCCGTCGCCACCGACTTCAACGCCTTTCAGGCCGACAACGTGGCCCCGCTGGCCGTCTGGCTGGCCAGCGAGGAGGCCAGGGAGATCACCGGCAGGGTCTTCAACGTCAGAGGCGGCGTGATCAGCGTGGCCGAGGGCTGGCAGGCGGGGCCGGAGGTCGACAAGGGATCTCGCTGGGATCCCGCCGAGCTCGGCCAGGTGATTCCCGGCCTGGTCGGGAAGGCGGCGCCCAACGCGCTGCAGAACGGCAGGAGGCCGTCGTCGGCCACCTGA
- a CDS encoding helix-turn-helix domain-containing protein, with translation MAIHPDLRTGQAAVSGPGHERHLDPRTELSEFLRTRRARLKPADVGLAEYGRRRRVPGLRLEELARLAGVSMAYYTRLEQGNGRNVSVEALDAISGALELSDAEHAHLLHLAKPKQHRRRPAPQRQWVRPALLELLTAMEGVPAYVWGRRRPRRRRLITVIPLGGRVGP, from the coding sequence ATGGCCATCCACCCCGACCTCCGCACCGGCCAGGCAGCCGTGTCGGGCCCCGGCCATGAGCGGCACCTCGACCCGCGCACGGAGCTGAGCGAGTTCCTGCGCACCCGCAGGGCCCGGCTGAAGCCGGCCGACGTGGGGCTCGCCGAGTACGGCCGGCGGCGCCGGGTGCCGGGTCTGAGGCTGGAGGAGCTGGCACGGCTCGCCGGGGTCTCCATGGCGTATTACACGCGCCTTGAGCAGGGCAACGGCCGCAACGTCTCGGTCGAGGCGCTGGACGCGATCTCCGGTGCGCTCGAGCTCTCCGACGCGGAGCACGCCCACCTGCTACACCTCGCCAAGCCGAAGCAGCACAGGCGGCGGCCCGCGCCGCAGCGCCAGTGGGTGCGGCCCGCGCTACTGGAGTTGCTGACGGCGATGGAGGGCGTACCCGCGTATGTGTGGGGCCGCCGCCGTCCTCGGCGGCGGCGCCTGATCACTGTTATCCCTCTGGGCGGGCGCGTCGGGCCATGA
- a CDS encoding epoxide hydrolase family protein, which yields MSERGETIIRPFTLDIPQADLDDLAGRLAATRWPDETAGAGWSRGVPLAYLKELAEYWRTVYDWREHEADLNRIPQFTTTIDNTNVHFLHIRSAEPDALPLLVTHGWPGSIIEFLDVIGPLTDPRAHGGDPADAFHLVIPSIPGYGLSGPTREDGWDVRRVAGAWAELMRRLGYHRYGAQGGDWGHAITRELGVIDAGHVIGIHLNTLLTLPPSDPAEAAELTEDDKARLERMISAEPEMSGYAKIQGTRPQTLAYALTDSPVGQLAWIVEKFKEWTDSTDMPEDAVSRDRLLTNVMLYWLTATAGSSARHYWEAFHPSHPPRTEPPATPTGVAVFAADLARPVRRLAERDNTIVHWSEFDRGGHFAAMEEPDLFTHDVRAFFRRLR from the coding sequence ATGAGTGAGCGTGGGGAGACCATCATCCGCCCTTTCACCCTCGACATCCCGCAGGCGGACCTGGACGACTTGGCCGGCCGCCTGGCCGCGACCAGGTGGCCGGACGAGACAGCCGGCGCCGGCTGGTCCCGCGGAGTGCCGCTGGCCTACCTCAAAGAGCTGGCCGAGTACTGGCGCACCGTCTACGACTGGCGGGAACACGAGGCGGACCTCAACCGGATCCCCCAGTTCACGACCACGATCGACAACACCAACGTCCACTTCCTGCACATCCGCTCCGCCGAACCCGATGCGCTGCCGCTGCTGGTCACCCACGGATGGCCCGGATCCATCATCGAGTTCCTCGACGTCATCGGGCCGCTGACCGACCCCCGCGCTCACGGTGGTGACCCCGCCGACGCCTTCCACCTGGTGATCCCCTCCATCCCCGGTTACGGACTGTCCGGGCCGACCCGCGAAGACGGCTGGGATGTGCGCCGCGTCGCCGGGGCCTGGGCCGAGCTGATGCGACGCCTGGGCTACCACCGCTACGGCGCGCAAGGCGGCGACTGGGGACACGCGATCACCCGGGAACTCGGCGTCATCGATGCCGGCCACGTCATAGGAATCCATCTCAACACCCTGTTGACGCTGCCTCCCAGCGACCCGGCCGAGGCGGCCGAGCTCACCGAGGACGACAAAGCGCGGCTTGAACGGATGATCAGCGCGGAACCCGAGATGTCGGGCTACGCGAAGATCCAGGGCACCCGGCCGCAAACACTGGCCTACGCGCTCACCGACTCCCCGGTCGGACAGCTTGCCTGGATCGTCGAGAAGTTCAAAGAGTGGACCGACTCCACCGACATGCCCGAGGACGCGGTCTCCCGTGACCGGCTCCTGACCAACGTGATGCTCTACTGGCTCACCGCCACCGCGGGCTCATCGGCCCGCCACTACTGGGAAGCCTTCCATCCCTCCCACCCTCCGCGCACCGAGCCGCCGGCGACGCCCACCGGAGTGGCGGTCTTCGCCGCGGACCTGGCCCGCCCCGTCCGGCGGCTCGCCGAACGAGACAACACCATCGTCCATTGGTCCGAATTCGACCGAGGCGGCCACTTCGCCGCCATGGAAGAACCGGACCTGTTCACTCACGACGTCCGCGCGTTCTTCCGCCGACTCCGCTGA